From a single Candidatus Defluviilinea gracilis genomic region:
- a CDS encoding DinB family protein, protein MSSNSNKLDLLSKLKDSNQRVINWFTEIPADEFFHREGAVWAASDNVDHLIRSHKPIALALKLPRLTLRTMFGAANQPSRSYEAICGVYKDTLAAGGVASGKYLPNQQTPAKPEVVKAELLSQFSKASADVVSVAEKWNEDDLDGYLLPHPLIGKLTIREMLYFTIYHNLRHASQEGD, encoded by the coding sequence ATGAGTTCAAACTCGAACAAATTGGATTTGCTTTCCAAGTTAAAAGACTCCAACCAGCGAGTCATCAATTGGTTCACAGAGATCCCAGCGGACGAATTCTTTCATCGCGAGGGCGCGGTCTGGGCGGCATCGGATAATGTGGATCATCTCATCAGGTCGCATAAACCGATTGCCCTGGCGCTGAAGTTGCCGAGGCTCACACTGCGGACAATGTTCGGGGCGGCGAATCAGCCGTCCCGTAGTTATGAGGCGATCTGCGGGGTGTACAAAGATACGCTCGCCGCGGGTGGAGTCGCTTCGGGGAAATATCTTCCCAACCAGCAGACTCCTGCAAAGCCAGAAGTTGTAAAGGCAGAATTACTGAGTCAATTTTCAAAAGCCAGCGCGGACGTGGTCTCGGTCGCCGAAAAATGGAACGAGGATGATCTGGATGGTTATCTGCTCCCCCATCCGTTGATCGGAAAGTTGACGATCCGCGAGATGTTGTATTTCACGATCTATCACAACCTGCGCCATGCGAGTCAGGAAGGCGATTGA
- a CDS encoding DHH family phosphoesterase, producing MIETQSGEIKQRLEQAQKIVIASHVRPDGDAIGSLLGLGLALKDAGKQTQMVLVDGVSSSFKYLEGSELIVKEPQGEHDTFITVDCADFKRVGKAFENFGAPDINIDHHKTNERFGILNLIEEDEVATAAILTNYLPQWGYKITKPIAAALLTGIVTDTLGFRTPNTNPSAMRLCAALMETGVDMSDLYMRSLVHKTFPAARYWGAGLSNLEQKHGIVWATLTVADRKRAGYGGNDDADLINIISAITGNGNKVGMIFVEQNDRHVKISWRALDPSVDVSRVAKHFNGGGHAAAAGADIPGALSEVQPVVLKSTREMLHLD from the coding sequence ATGATAGAAACACAATCAGGGGAAATTAAACAACGGTTGGAGCAGGCGCAGAAGATCGTCATTGCGTCGCACGTTCGCCCGGATGGCGATGCCATCGGTTCCCTGCTCGGTTTGGGGTTGGCGCTCAAAGACGCCGGTAAACAAACGCAAATGGTGCTGGTAGACGGCGTGTCTTCCTCGTTCAAATATCTGGAGGGAAGCGAACTGATCGTCAAAGAGCCGCAAGGGGAACACGATACCTTCATCACCGTCGATTGCGCCGATTTCAAGCGCGTAGGGAAGGCATTTGAGAATTTCGGCGCGCCCGATATCAATATCGACCATCACAAAACCAACGAACGATTCGGCATATTGAACCTGATCGAAGAAGATGAGGTGGCAACCGCCGCCATCCTCACCAATTATCTGCCCCAATGGGGATACAAGATCACCAAGCCGATTGCCGCGGCTTTATTAACCGGGATCGTTACCGACACGCTTGGCTTCCGCACGCCAAACACAAACCCCTCCGCGATGCGGTTGTGCGCCGCGTTGATGGAAACAGGCGTGGACATGTCTGACTTGTACATGCGTTCGTTGGTGCATAAAACGTTTCCTGCGGCGCGATATTGGGGGGCGGGGCTTTCCAATCTTGAGCAAAAGCATGGGATTGTCTGGGCAACCCTAACCGTCGCAGATCGCAAACGAGCCGGATACGGCGGGAACGACGATGCCGATTTGATTAATATAATCTCAGCAATTACCGGGAACGGAAACAAAGTGGGTATGATATTCGTCGAACAAAACGACAGGCATGTCAAGATTTCATGGCGCGCGCTGGACCCGTCTGTGGATGTTTCGAGAGTTGCGAAACACTTCAACGGAGGCGGTCATGCCGCCGCAGCCGGGGCAGACATCCCCGGCGCGTTAAGCGAGGTACAGCCTGTAGTACTAAAGTCAACTCGTGAAATGCTCCACCTTGATTAA
- a CDS encoding metal-dependent hydrolase, translating into MSQNGLHAIIGIAARKWMPQKEWLLLGAVLGSMAPDLDNLAVAYATLTGGDTHGLHRTFTHSVFTVLAILVLFYIVAAATKNQKWNNFGIGFGTGILMHILVDLMIWFNGVEIFWPLGGEVNFWAGFTVPAWLNIILETGEFLAFGLYFLLLISLSRKHNTDVARQGSAKTLAYAQFVLFVVFAALFFASGATGLAYTIFGALYLLSLIITMVVTIKMKQTVESL; encoded by the coding sequence ATGTCACAAAACGGACTTCATGCAATCATAGGGATAGCGGCGCGTAAATGGATGCCGCAAAAGGAATGGCTGTTGCTTGGCGCAGTGCTGGGCAGCATGGCGCCCGACCTCGATAACCTTGCCGTCGCCTATGCTACGTTGACCGGCGGCGATACGCATGGATTACATCGTACGTTCACGCATAGCGTTTTCACTGTGCTTGCCATATTGGTGTTATTTTATATCGTTGCCGCAGCGACGAAAAATCAAAAATGGAATAACTTTGGGATCGGGTTTGGCACCGGTATTCTGATGCACATTCTGGTCGACCTGATGATTTGGTTCAATGGCGTTGAAATATTTTGGCCCCTCGGCGGCGAAGTCAATTTCTGGGCGGGATTCACCGTCCCTGCATGGTTGAATATCATTCTTGAAACGGGAGAGTTTCTGGCGTTTGGTTTATATTTCCTCCTCCTGATTTCACTTTCGCGCAAACACAACACGGACGTTGCTCGGCAAGGTTCGGCTAAAACATTGGCGTATGCGCAATTTGTCCTCTTCGTCGTTTTTGCCGCGCTGTTCTTTGCAAGTGGTGCAACGGGCTTGGCATACACGATTTTTGGCGCGTTGTATTTGCTTTCGCTCATCATTACGATGGTGGTCACGATAAAGATGAAACAAACCGTTGAGTCTTTGTGA
- the infB gene encoding translation initiation factor IF-2, translated as MSTNGNKKIELPVSIVVRDLAQKIEKSPIDLIKKLMTNGVMATINQSVDFDTAAIVVAEYGYEAAPEVIEEVKVETGEVPLWRKMIAGEEAGQLKNRPPVVTILGHVDHGKTSLLDAIRQTDVASGEAGGITQHIGAYQVEKKGRPITFLDTPGHAAFTQMRARGAQGADIVVLVVAADDGVMPQTREAIAHAKAARVPIMVALNKIDKANANPDRVKQQLAEQELVPDDWGGNTMVIPVSAKQKQGIDDLLEGILLVADNTEIKANPNGKVIGTVIEAEVDKTKGVIATLLIQNGTLEMGDVVVAGIAHGKLRALSDYKGKPVKKAGPSTPVSVMGLSDVPSAGDLFEVVGSDKEARVIVAERAEAAKAQAQSKKKLSLEDLFANVQAGEAKELNLIVKADVQGSLDPVISELNKLGEGEIGIKVIYAETGNIGENDVMLASSSKAIMIGFNVQAEVSARRLADKEGVDIRLYEIIYRMTEDIEKALKGMLEPEVKEKVIGRAQVLQVFTASKFGRVAGCRVTDGELRRNAKVKLYRGTDLVYEGDMGSLRHEKDDVKEVKQGYECGVGFKGFSDIQPGDQLICYVLEKS; from the coding sequence ATGAGTACCAATGGAAACAAGAAGATCGAATTGCCGGTCAGTATTGTGGTGCGAGACCTGGCGCAAAAGATCGAAAAAAGCCCAATCGACCTGATCAAAAAATTGATGACCAACGGCGTCATGGCGACCATTAATCAGTCGGTGGATTTCGACACCGCCGCGATCGTGGTGGCTGAATACGGCTATGAAGCGGCGCCCGAAGTGATCGAAGAAGTCAAAGTGGAGACTGGCGAAGTTCCGCTGTGGCGTAAGATGATCGCCGGCGAGGAGGCTGGGCAGTTGAAGAACCGCCCACCGGTCGTGACGATCCTTGGACATGTGGATCACGGCAAAACCAGCCTGCTCGATGCGATCCGCCAGACGGATGTGGCGTCGGGCGAGGCGGGCGGCATCACCCAGCACATCGGCGCGTATCAAGTGGAAAAGAAGGGTCGCCCGATTACGTTCCTCGATACGCCCGGTCACGCGGCGTTTACGCAGATGCGGGCGCGCGGCGCGCAAGGGGCGGATATTGTGGTGCTGGTCGTCGCGGCGGACGATGGGGTCATGCCCCAAACGCGCGAAGCCATTGCCCATGCGAAAGCCGCGCGTGTTCCGATCATGGTGGCGCTCAACAAGATCGATAAAGCCAACGCCAACCCAGACCGCGTTAAACAACAACTTGCCGAGCAAGAACTCGTCCCTGATGATTGGGGCGGGAATACGATGGTGATCCCCGTCTCTGCCAAGCAGAAGCAGGGCATCGACGATCTGTTGGAAGGCATTTTGCTCGTGGCGGATAATACCGAGATCAAGGCAAACCCGAACGGCAAGGTTATCGGCACGGTCATCGAAGCCGAAGTGGATAAAACCAAGGGCGTGATCGCCACCCTGCTCATTCAAAACGGAACGCTCGAAATGGGGGATGTGGTTGTGGCGGGCATCGCGCATGGGAAATTACGCGCGCTTTCCGATTACAAAGGCAAACCCGTGAAGAAGGCTGGACCTTCGACGCCGGTATCCGTCATGGGCTTGAGCGACGTTCCGTCGGCAGGCGATCTGTTTGAAGTTGTCGGTTCGGATAAAGAAGCGCGCGTCATCGTGGCTGAACGAGCCGAAGCCGCGAAGGCGCAGGCGCAATCGAAAAAGAAGCTCTCGCTGGAAGACTTGTTTGCCAACGTGCAGGCGGGCGAAGCGAAGGAATTGAACCTCATCGTCAAAGCCGACGTGCAAGGGTCGCTTGACCCGGTCATTTCCGAGTTGAACAAACTTGGCGAGGGCGAGATCGGTATCAAAGTTATTTACGCTGAAACCGGTAATATCGGCGAGAACGATGTGATGCTGGCTTCATCATCCAAGGCGATCATGATCGGCTTCAACGTGCAGGCGGAAGTCTCTGCGCGGCGGCTTGCCGATAAAGAAGGCGTGGATATCCGCCTGTACGAGATCATCTATCGCATGACCGAGGATATCGAGAAAGCCCTCAAGGGTATGCTCGAACCCGAAGTGAAGGAAAAAGTCATCGGTCGCGCGCAAGTGTTGCAGGTGTTCACCGCCTCGAAATTCGGACGTGTGGCTGGTTGCCGCGTCACCGATGGCGAACTGCGCCGCAACGCCAAGGTGAAACTCTATCGCGGCACCGACCTTGTCTACGAAGGCGACATGGGCTCGCTTCGCCATGAGAAGGATGATGTCAAAGAGGTCAAGCAGGGATACGAATGCGGCGTTGGCTTCAAAGGTTTCAGCGACATTCAGCCCGGCGACCAACTTATTTGCTACGTGTTGGAAAAATCGTAA
- a CDS encoding YlxR family protein produces the protein MVKKLVQRVKHAPQRTCVGCREVLPKRTMIRIVRAAEGVQPDPTGKKAGRGAYLHDRRECWERALKGALAHALKTTITDDERKTLENFMNTLPANHADRER, from the coding sequence ATGGTAAAGAAACTTGTTCAACGTGTGAAGCATGCGCCCCAGCGGACGTGTGTGGGCTGTCGTGAAGTCCTGCCCAAGCGGACGATGATCCGCATTGTGCGCGCGGCAGAAGGGGTGCAACCGGACCCAACCGGTAAAAAAGCCGGGCGGGGCGCATACTTACATGACCGCCGCGAATGTTGGGAACGAGCCTTGAAGGGCGCATTGGCGCATGCGTTAAAAACAACGATTACGGATGATGAACGCAAAACGTTGGAAAACTTTATGAATACCCTGCCTGCTAATCACGCAGATAGGGAACGGTGA
- a CDS encoding four helix bundle protein, with product MQVSKKAKEQKGKRANWQICNLPGEELKMDHNEMSFEEWQQTVPATIRSEKFWTLTAYQKGLYLYDLLWEDTEEWRKDERGQVLSKQIIGSSDSVCSNIEEGFGRGYGKQYLQFYLYSLGSARETKGRIYRAKAFYSKDILDKRLKLASEVVALILTEINRQRGR from the coding sequence GTGCAGGTCAGCAAAAAGGCAAAAGAGCAAAAAGGCAAAAGAGCAAATTGGCAAATCTGTAATCTACCAGGAGAGGAATTGAAAATGGACCATAATGAAATGAGTTTTGAGGAATGGCAACAGACGGTTCCAGCGACAATCCGATCTGAAAAGTTTTGGACGTTAACCGCCTATCAAAAAGGGTTGTATCTTTACGATTTATTGTGGGAAGATACCGAAGAATGGCGAAAAGATGAGCGAGGACAAGTCCTTTCAAAACAAATCATCGGGAGCTCAGATTCGGTCTGCTCCAACATTGAAGAGGGCTTTGGGCGAGGATACGGAAAACAATATTTGCAATTCTATCTATATTCCCTTGGCTCTGCGCGCGAGACCAAAGGACGCATTTACCGCGCCAAGGCATTTTACTCAAAGGATATACTTGATAAACGCCTCAAACTTGCCAGTGAAGTCGTCGCCTTAATTCTCACCGAAATCAATCGCCAACGCGGGCGTTAA
- the truB gene encoding tRNA pseudouridine(55) synthase TruB, with translation MNKQTDNQTMKNAISGVLVVDKPVGMTSHDVVQAIRNGTGLRRAGHTGTLDPRASGVLVILVGPAVRLSEYVSASDKRYQAIIRMGGKTDTFDAEGRVTPSAQPVNVTEAQFEEALKTFVGEIEQTPPPYSAVKVQGRKAYEMARQGEQVDLAPRKITVHHLEVLEWTPPEVVIDVHCSSGTYVRSLANDLGEKLGCGAYLVGLRRTKSGRFSLRDATPLRKLQEAFTAGNWYQYLIPAAEALGDWPAIELSPDEVEGVRHGHRVKAAEDAALGNKVRGVSTQGELVALMECITGEDGALAWQPKKVFFTNDA, from the coding sequence ATGAATAAACAAACCGATAACCAGACAATGAAGAATGCCATCTCCGGCGTCCTAGTGGTGGACAAGCCTGTTGGCATGACCTCACACGATGTAGTCCAGGCAATCCGAAATGGGACAGGTTTGCGCCGCGCAGGGCATACCGGCACGCTTGACCCGCGCGCGTCTGGCGTGTTGGTGATTTTGGTCGGTCCCGCCGTTCGGTTGAGCGAATATGTTTCCGCATCGGATAAACGCTATCAGGCGATTATCCGCATGGGAGGCAAGACTGATACCTTCGACGCGGAGGGGAGGGTGACTCCATCCGCCCAGCCCGTCAATGTGACCGAGGCGCAATTTGAAGAAGCGTTGAAAACGTTCGTCGGCGAGATCGAGCAAACGCCGCCGCCGTATTCCGCCGTCAAAGTGCAGGGACGCAAAGCGTACGAAATGGCGCGTCAGGGCGAGCAGGTGGACCTTGCCCCGCGCAAGATCACCGTGCATCACCTCGAAGTGTTGGAGTGGACGCCGCCCGAAGTTGTGATTGATGTGCATTGTTCGTCTGGCACCTACGTGCGCTCGTTGGCGAATGATCTCGGTGAAAAATTGGGATGCGGCGCGTACCTCGTCGGCTTGCGTCGCACCAAAAGCGGACGGTTCTCGTTGCGCGACGCGACGCCGCTCCGCAAATTGCAAGAGGCGTTCACCGCAGGCAATTGGTATCAATATCTCATCCCCGCCGCCGAAGCCTTGGGCGATTGGCCCGCCATCGAACTCAGCCCCGATGAAGTAGAAGGGGTGAGGCATGGTCATCGCGTGAAAGCGGCGGAAGATGCGGCGCTTGGAAATAAAGTGCGCGGCGTCAGCACGCAAGGCGAACTAGTCGCATTGATGGAATGTATCACAGGCGAAGACGGCGCGCTCGCCTGGCAACCGAAGAAAGTATTCTTCACGAACGACGCCTAG
- the rbfA gene encoding 30S ribosome-binding factor RbfA produces the protein MPSGIRIQRIADRIRQELADMLIREISDPRLQQIFITDVKVDRELAYADVYVSAIEGTTRSKDVLAGLESASGFLRRTLASRVELRAFPRLRFHWDVTPENADRIEKALAELRNKK, from the coding sequence ATGCCTTCAGGAATTCGTATTCAACGTATCGCGGATCGCATCCGTCAGGAACTTGCGGACATGCTCATCCGCGAGATCAGCGACCCGCGCCTGCAACAGATCTTCATTACCGACGTAAAAGTAGATAGGGAACTTGCCTACGCGGATGTGTACGTCTCCGCCATCGAAGGGACGACGCGCTCGAAAGACGTTCTTGCCGGACTTGAGTCTGCTTCCGGTTTCCTGCGGCGGACTCTCGCCTCGCGCGTCGAACTGCGCGCCTTTCCGCGCCTGCGTTTCCACTGGGATGTGACGCCTGAAAATGCCGACCGTATTGAAAAGGCGCTGGCAGAGTTGAGAAACAAAAAATAA
- a CDS encoding class I SAM-dependent methyltransferase, which yields MTPRNLAKAALRGEPSYVWRAGQQRRLDMIVKFAGERIKGTILENGCGVGMYVERLSPFGGTVIGLEYDFDRAHEARTRSPFILNAAGEFLPLLSGTFDLILSHEVIEHVQDDRSAIREMIRALKPGGRLILFCPNRGYPVETHGIYWKGKYYFGNKLFVNYLPRKLRDKLAPHVRVYSHNDLLNLFDGLPVKFIEQTVIFGAYDNIIARFGMLGKFLRGMLQFLEKTPLKILGISHFWVVEKI from the coding sequence ATGACTCCTAGAAACCTTGCCAAAGCCGCTTTGCGCGGCGAGCCTTCATATGTTTGGAGAGCCGGTCAACAACGACGCCTCGACATGATCGTGAAATTTGCAGGTGAACGCATCAAAGGGACGATTCTCGAAAACGGATGCGGCGTCGGCATGTACGTCGAACGCCTCTCTCCTTTCGGCGGAACCGTCATCGGATTGGAATACGACTTCGACCGGGCTCACGAAGCGCGGACTCGCTCACCCTTCATCCTTAACGCGGCTGGGGAATTTCTTCCGCTTCTTTCCGGGACGTTCGACCTGATTCTCAGTCACGAGGTGATCGAACACGTGCAAGATGACCGCTCCGCCATCCGCGAAATGATCCGCGCTCTCAAGCCCGGCGGAAGGCTTATTTTATTTTGCCCAAATCGCGGCTACCCCGTCGAAACGCACGGAATTTATTGGAAGGGCAAATATTACTTCGGCAATAAATTGTTCGTCAATTATCTGCCGCGTAAACTGCGCGACAAACTCGCTCCGCATGTGCGGGTTTATTCACACAATGATCTATTGAATCTTTTCGATGGCTTACCTGTTAAATTCATCGAACAGACGGTCATCTTCGGCGCGTACGACAACATCATTGCGCGGTTTGGGATGTTGGGTAAGTTCTTGCGCGGAATGTTGCAATTCCTTGAAAAGACGCCGTTGAAGATTCTGGGAATATCCCATTTTTGGGTTGTGGAGAAGATATGA
- a CDS encoding bifunctional riboflavin kinase/FAD synthetase: MNHYRSLEEIALQKSWLTVGVFDGVHRGHQQIIQKLVEGARADGASSVVLTFDPHPSKVFGRGDIKLLTLPDERAEILGNMGVDVVITHPFNREVANITAFDFMQRLKSYLGLDHLVLGYDSALGKDREGNIPRLTEIGSELGYTVETVPALSDESGVISSTAIRKLVTVGKVEEAAKLLGHPYRLRGVVIRGDQRGRRIGFPTANLDYAVDKLIPAGGIYACWAYVNGEKFRAAVNIGTNPTFTPDKKTMSVEAYMLDFDRDIYDENLQLEFEARLRDELKFDSVEALIAQIKGDVERVRQIFR; encoded by the coding sequence ATGAATCATTATCGTTCCCTCGAAGAAATAGCATTGCAAAAGTCGTGGCTCACTGTCGGTGTCTTCGACGGCGTGCATCGCGGACATCAACAGATCATTCAGAAACTTGTTGAGGGCGCGCGCGCAGACGGAGCGTCGTCGGTTGTGTTAACGTTCGATCCGCATCCATCCAAAGTGTTCGGGCGCGGCGATATCAAGTTGCTGACCCTGCCCGACGAACGCGCAGAAATTCTCGGCAACATGGGCGTGGACGTGGTTATCACGCATCCGTTCAACAGGGAGGTGGCGAACATCACCGCCTTCGACTTCATGCAACGCCTCAAATCCTATCTCGGGCTGGATCACCTTGTGCTTGGATATGATTCCGCGCTCGGAAAAGACCGCGAAGGCAATATTCCGCGCCTGACCGAGATCGGCTCGGAGTTGGGATACACTGTCGAAACCGTACCAGCCCTAAGTGACGAGAGCGGCGTGATCTCATCCACAGCGATCCGCAAATTAGTCACCGTTGGGAAAGTCGAAGAAGCCGCAAAGTTGCTGGGGCATCCGTATCGTTTGCGGGGAGTTGTGATTCGCGGCGACCAACGCGGTAGGAGGATTGGATTCCCTACCGCAAACTTGGATTATGCGGTTGATAAATTGATTCCCGCTGGCGGCATTTATGCGTGCTGGGCGTATGTGAATGGTGAGAAATTTCGTGCGGCAGTCAACATCGGTACCAACCCAACATTCACCCCCGATAAAAAAACAATGAGCGTGGAGGCGTATATGCTCGATTTTGATCGCGATATCTACGATGAAAATCTGCAACTCGAATTTGAAGCGCGATTACGCGATGAGTTGAAATTCGACTCGGTCGAGGCGCTTATTGCACAGATCAAGGGTGATGTGGAGAGGGTAAGGCAAATCTTTCGGTGA
- the nusA gene encoding transcription termination/antitermination protein NusA encodes MSKNEIALAFNEVLEEKQLSKEIILGAIESAMASAYRKAVNASTAQHVEAKIDLETGKVLVFAEKEVVEDIIEPKTEVLLDEARQVNPEAQLGDMVIVETTPKDFGRVAAQTARQVIQQRIREAERSNQMQYFERQIGEIVSGVVQATNAQATTVGLDMKAEGMLPANQRIPGERFKVHDRVRAVVLEVKDGSRGPQIVLSRGHRNFLRRLLENEVPEIYHGIVEIRAISREPGARAKVAVMATQAGVDPVGACVGIKGVRIQAIVKELHDEKIDIIQWDQDPVVYISKAISPARVTGVYVSDADGNKTATVVVQEDQLSLAIGRDGQNARLAAKLTGWRIDIKSLTEAAGDALQKLQNDAELSALMPNAVEAIPSIEESLAKKAENRPLTPEEFTALAQFVDRVERRTIQIKEEAARAEGVVTGEHSDIPTAAFGMPLEQAGIKEHTYNILVEAGYDTVGSLMATLKTDSNRILGLAGIGPKAMQNIEEALAAIQFPETPPADVTAGTGCGSGIPA; translated from the coding sequence ATGTCAAAGAACGAAATTGCCCTGGCGTTCAACGAAGTGTTGGAGGAAAAACAACTCTCCAAGGAGATCATCCTTGGGGCGATCGAGTCTGCGATGGCATCTGCCTATCGCAAGGCTGTCAACGCGTCCACTGCCCAACATGTGGAAGCGAAGATCGACCTCGAAACCGGCAAAGTGTTGGTGTTCGCCGAAAAAGAAGTCGTCGAAGATATCATCGAACCCAAAACCGAGGTATTGCTCGACGAAGCGCGGCAAGTGAACCCCGAAGCGCAACTCGGCGACATGGTGATCGTGGAGACCACTCCTAAAGATTTCGGCCGCGTCGCCGCGCAAACTGCCCGCCAGGTTATTCAACAACGCATTCGCGAAGCGGAACGTTCCAACCAGATGCAATACTTTGAACGACAGATCGGCGAGATCGTCAGCGGCGTGGTGCAAGCCACCAACGCGCAGGCAACCACCGTCGGGCTGGATATGAAAGCCGAAGGCATGTTGCCCGCCAACCAGCGCATCCCTGGCGAACGCTTCAAGGTGCATGATCGCGTCCGCGCGGTAGTGCTCGAAGTAAAGGACGGCTCGCGCGGCCCGCAGATCGTGCTCTCGCGCGGGCATCGTAACTTCTTGCGCCGCCTGTTAGAGAACGAAGTACCCGAAATTTATCACGGCATCGTTGAGATCCGCGCCATTTCGCGCGAACCCGGCGCGCGCGCCAAAGTTGCGGTTATGGCAACCCAGGCTGGCGTCGACCCGGTGGGCGCGTGCGTGGGAATCAAAGGCGTGCGCATTCAAGCCATCGTCAAAGAATTGCACGATGAGAAGATCGACATCATTCAATGGGATCAAGACCCCGTTGTATACATCTCGAAAGCCATCAGCCCGGCGCGTGTCACTGGCGTCTATGTCTCTGATGCAGACGGCAACAAGACCGCCACCGTGGTGGTGCAGGAAGACCAACTGAGTCTCGCCATCGGGCGCGACGGTCAGAACGCCCGCCTCGCCGCCAAACTGACCGGCTGGCGTATCGACATCAAATCGCTCACGGAAGCCGCTGGCGATGCGTTGCAAAAACTTCAAAACGACGCCGAGCTTTCCGCGCTCATGCCCAACGCGGTCGAGGCAATTCCCAGCATCGAAGAAAGCCTCGCCAAAAAAGCGGAGAATCGCCCGCTCACTCCGGAAGAATTTACCGCCCTTGCGCAATTTGTCGACCGTGTAGAGCGCCGCACCATTCAGATCAAAGAAGAAGCCGCCCGCGCCGAAGGGGTGGTTACAGGCGAGCACTCCGATATTCCCACCGCGGCATTCGGCATGCCCCTCGAGCAAGCCGGCATCAAAGAACATACATACAACATCCTTGTCGAAGCGGGCTACGATACGGTTGGCAGTCTCATGGCAACCTTGAAAACGGATTCAAACCGCATACTCGGACTCGCCGGTATCGGACCGAAAGCCATGCAAAATATCGAGGAAGCCCTCGCGGCGATTCAATTCCCCGAAACGCCTCCCGCCGACGTGACGGCTGGAACCGGCTGTGGAAGCGGTATCCCAGCCTGA